The genomic stretch CAACGGCCTTTTGTCGGTGCCATGACGGTGCATGGTCAACCTTAGCATGACGTGCAGCTTGCACGTGTTGACAATTCCCAGCCAGATTCGGTCCGTTTGACTGCGGGCATGCTCCCCAGACCAGCAACTCCGGCCGCAGACTGCAGTGCAATGGCCCGGCACTACTAACCGAGGTGCGCCGTGCCAAGTGCCCTTCTCCACAGACGGGGTTTGTTGTGGTCGCGGGGCCCCGGATTGTGGCGCCCACGGGAGTGATCTGGTGTAACGGTGAAAAGGCGTTGACGATCCTGGGGAAATTCGCCCTGGAAGACGCACTGAAACGCAACATCGCAAGGCTTTCGCGAGCCAGGTGGTGGCCTACCTCGGCAGCatagtttttttttgaagGGCCGAGCAGACGCCGACAATGTCACCTCCAAAGATGAAGGCTTGGTAGGTTGCCGTGGTCGTCGCCATCAAGCAAAAATCTACCTATTTAGGTCCCGGACCCTCGCTGCCATGATgctccaaaacaccaccagccagccTCATCGCCTCCGAAGAGCCCATCCAGTAACGACTAGCCAAAATGAAGCTGTCATCGACCTTTTCCGTCCTCACGGTGGCCACTTTGGTTCACGGCCATGGTTACCTGACCATCCCGTCCAGTCGGACACGTCTTGGCTCCGAGGTAAGAGCTGCAAGCTGCGAGTTTACTGGAACCTCAGTACTGACACATGAACCCAACAGGCTGGCCTTGACTCCTGCCCCGAGTGCTCCATTCTCGAGCCTGTCTCGGCCTGGCCCGATCTTGACGTTGCTCCTGTTGGCCGCAGTGGACCCTGTGGTTACAACGCCCGCGTGAGCATCGACTACAACCAGCCTCGCGCTGGGCTGTGGGGCAACTCTCCCGTCGCCCGCTACTCTCCTGGCCAGACCATCGACGTTCAGTGGTGCGTCGACAACAATGGTGACCACGGTGGCATGTTCGCCTACCGTATCTGCCAGGATCAGGCGCTCGTCAAGAAGTTCCTCACACCTGGCTATCTCCCcaccgacgaggagaagcaggCCGCCGAGGACTGCTTTGAGAGGGGCACCCTTCCCTGCACCGACGTCTCGGGCCAGAACTGCGGCTTCAGCCCTGACTGCTCCCCCGGTCAGCCGTGTTGGCGCAACGACTGGTTCACCTGCAATGCTTTCAATGCCGGTGACCGTCGCGCCTGTCAGGGCGTTGACAATGCTCCCCGCGGGTCTTGCTACACCTCGATTGCCGGAGGTTTCCCCGTCACCAAGAAGATCAAGctccccaacatcaacgtcGGTCACACCCTCCTGAGCTTTAAGTGGAACTCGTTCCAGACCGGTCAGATCTACCTGTCCTGCGCAGATATTGCCATCGGCGAGGGCAGCGGCACCGTCGACCCGCCTGCTTCGACCACCTTCTCGACTGTCATCACCCCCGGTGCCTCGTGTGCTGCCGCCCCGTCGGTGCCTGTCGTCTTCAACGAGAAGGCCACCACTGCCTATGGCCAGAACATCAAGGTTGTTGGCTCCATCGCCGCGCTCGGCAGTTGGAACCCGGCCAACGCTATACCCCTCTCTGCTGCCGGTtacaccaactccaaccccgtctggtccaccaccctcaacctgGCTCCTGGCACTTCCTTCACCTACAAGTTCATCAGGGTGGACAGCAACGGCGCTGTGACCTGGGAGAGCGATCCCAACAGGTCCTACACCGTTCCTGCTGCCTGCCAGGGCCAGAGCGTGGCTGTCGATTCCACCTGGCGCTAAATTGTGATTGATGGATGAATGGGAGTCGGGCGGCATCGGGCGTTCGGATTGCATGGGGGAATAAAAGGGGTCACGAAGGAGGTCACATTACATCGGGCAGTGCATCTTTTATCTGTCTCCAACACTTTATACTGTACATATttgttctcttctcttcatGTTCATCATTTCTATGCAAGGTTCGCGATGGAGCTAGGGAATCATGGAGTGGCAACCCGACGTTACATTTCGATCTCCGCCATGTGCACATGCTCTGATGATGATCGCATCCCCGTCTCCATTTCATCACCCCAAGGCTGAATATGGATCCAGATCGCCGGAAGGAAGCTCTCAAAATGGGAGGGCGGCCCATTGCTTTCCGACCCTGCGTGTTCCCGGTGGCGATTGGCGAACAGCATCCAGGCGTGGTCTCGTCGAGCTCCTATGGC from Podospora pseudopauciseta strain CBS 411.78 chromosome 3, whole genome shotgun sequence encodes the following:
- a CDS encoding hypothetical protein (COG:S; EggNog:ENOG503P0C0; CAZy:AA13), whose translation is MKLSSTFSVLTVATLVHGHGYLTIPSSRTRLGSEAGLDSCPECSILEPVSAWPDLDVAPVGRSGPCGYNARVSIDYNQPRAGLWGNSPVARYSPGQTIDVQWCVDNNGDHGGMFAYRICQDQALVKKFLTPGYLPTDEEKQAAEDCFERGTLPCTDVSGQNCGFSPDCSPGQPCWRNDWFTCNAFNAGDRRACQGVDNAPRGSCYTSIAGGFPVTKKIKLPNINVGHTLLSFKWNSFQTGQIYLSCADIAIGEGSGTVDPPASTTFSTVITPGASCAAAPSVPVVFNEKATTAYGQNIKVVGSIAALGSWNPANAIPLSAAGYTNSNPVWSTTLNLAPGTSFTYKFIRVDSNGAVTWESDPNRSYTVPAACQGQSVAVDSTWR